In the genome of Cyanobacteria bacterium GSL.Bin1, the window AAGAAATTGATCGCACTCTCCTGGAAAAATTTACGGCAATTGGTGTTGAAAATTGGCAGGATGAAGCCGGAAATGTGATTGCTCGCATCCCTGGTGAAACATCAGATTCTCCCCTTGCCATTACAGCCCACAAAGACGAAATCGGAACGATTGTGAAACGAATTCGAGAAGATGGCACTTTAGAAGTCCGCCGTCTCGGCGGTTCTTTTCCTTGGGTTTATGGGGAAGGAGTCATGGATATTCTCGGCGATCGCGCTACTCTTTCCGGGATTCTTTCTTTCGGTTCTCGTCATGTTTCTCATGAATCGCCCCAAAAATCGCAACAAGAAGACCAACCCTTATTTTGGGAAAATGCTTGGGTGGAAACCAAGTGCAGTATCGAGGAACTAGAAACGGCTGGTGTGCGCCCAGGCACAAGAGTCGTGATTGGCAAACACCGCAAACAACCCTTTCGCCTCAATGAAAATTATATTGCTAGTTATACCCTAGATAATAAGGCATCTCTGACGATTCTCCTCGATTTAGCGCAACACATTAAAAATCCGCCCCAAGATGTTTATCTCATTGCTTCGGCTAAAGAAGAAATTGGCGCGATCGGTGCTTTATACTTTACTCAAAATCAACGCTTAGGAGCTTTAATTGCCTTAGAAATTATTCCCCTTGCAGCAGAATATACTTTCCAGGCGGGAGTCGCACCCGTGTTACTCTCTCAAGATAAATATGGTTTATATGATGACGGTTTGAACCAAGAGATCGTGCAAGCGGCGCAAGGCGCACAAGTTCCCCTGCAACGGGCAATTATTGATGGCTTTGGCAGTGATGGCTCAATCGCGATGAAAATGGGTCATGTCTCTCGTGCTGCCTGTTTGGGCTTTCCTACTGATAATACCCACGGTTATGAAATTGCTCACCTGAGCGCGATCGCGCACTGTACAGAGATTCTCACTTATTTTGCCAACCATGCTGTCATTTTTGTAGCCGATAAAGATTGAGAGAAATACGAGCATTGAGCCAAATTGTAACCACACCTCTTTGATTAGACACAATTGTCATGATCGCGAGTGTCATCCTACATAACTTGTCTTGTTTTGGTAATTCTTCCTATTAACCACCAGTAGGGTTTAGCTGCACAATCCCATTGAAAAAATGACGACAGTCTTTTCAATTTCCCACTCGTCATCTCTTTGCTTTTTGAGAAAGGTAAAGATGTGTTGCCAAATTCATCCAGTTTAATACAAGACTTCATTAGGATTTTGGAGGATTAATTTAAGACTCCGGTTAACTCGTTAATTCTGTCATTAGTATCAAAAAGTTATTTTTGCGTGATTTGAATTTATAATAATTTTCATTTTAATCATGTGTTTATCATGTAAAAATAAATACTCCCCTGGACCAGGGCAATCGCACTTAAATTGGGTTGACATAGTGGGCAAAATCTAAGGCAATTTTTCCGTAAAACTCCTCATTTTTGGCTGCTCAAAGGGTCATTCCAACAACTTTGGAATAATCGGATCGTAGGGATGGGTTGAAGTTGATGTCGTTGTGGTTTCCTCCAAGCTTGGGGTGACTCGTTCCCCGGAATTGAATTCCGGGTGCGGAAGGCATCTTCACTGCGTCGCTTCGCTCCTCGCTCCAGGACGCTTTCCAGCTGGGTCGGCAGGCTTGCGAGTCACCCCATTCTGCGGTCAAATCTCACAGTGGAGATGTGGTAGCCTCATGACCGAGCAACACCTTCACAACAAAGTCATTGTCCATGGCGGCTCGATCCCGTTTCTGGGTCAGACTTTGCTGGGACGGTTCACGTTTGAGTAAATTGAGCGACAAGCGGCGCCGCCGTCCTAGATTTTCAGGTCCATGACCGTTGCGAATCCGACTTTAGTCTTCTCTAAAGGTGACGTCTAATATCCAAGGCAGGCTATTTTCAATGCCCCAATGGGAGCGGATTGCCGGTGCCAACCGGGTAGCGTCAGCCGCTAAACTGGTGATGTAGAAACACACCTCGGTGGTTGTTTGGTTCCAGAGGCGTCGTTCTCGTTTGACCATCAATGTTGATTAGCTTAATCGCTAGCTCGTCAGCAAGCTGAGCCACCCAACTTAAGAAACACTCATGCAACTGCTGCGGGTTGAGCAAGGCTAAGACTCTCGAAAAGGTATCGTGGGACGGTATGCCGTTGGGCAATTCCAAAAAGGTCTCTAACCAGGTTTGCTTCGCTTTGCCATAAGTTTCAACTGCCACCAGATCGTTGGCACCAGATAGTACGGCTAGGATGGCGATCGCGACAATATTGACCAGTGAATGCTCGGGTTTGCGTTTCACTCTTGGGTCCTCCAAAGCCTTAAACTGCTCTCTCAGGATCTGTTTCAACTTCTTAGCCGTGGAGGAAGGAGAGGAGGGGGGGAGTGCAGCAAAACCGGTTGCCATAAGAGTTAAGTCTCGGTGAACTGATGATGTTATCGCCCTCGCTTCAAGCATACCCAGCTCTTCATCCATTCTCAGTCATTATTACGATGGAACTTCTCAAATTTATACAGTTGATATGAGAGATGTAAATGCTCAACTTCCTGAATTCGAGAGCCGTTTGTGGGTTATTTACAAGCCCTTGGATGCGTTAATAAATGTTTCGGAGGTTTCTGGTAGCAGTTTATAATCTCTAACTAATCATCTATATCCCATGCATGAACCAAGCAAACCGACGCTCAACTCTCCATACCTTGGTTAGATGAATCATTTATGGGTTATTGGTTCAAAACGACCAAAAGACTGAAGTTGAGAAAACTATGGGTCTCAGGTTAAGACAGGGTTTAATTTCAAATTTAATACTGGGCGATGCTAAATTTGACTTAATCTGATATTACTAGAAGAAGCGATTTACTTAGACCAATCACTAACGGTTTACCTTAAGCATTTAAGATCATCCAACAACTGTTATTCTTCCTCAACTGCAATGTCTACCCTTGTCATCGTTGAATCACCAACCAAAGCTCGTACCATCCGTAAATACCTACCAAACGACTATCGTGTTGAGGCATCGATGGGTCATGTGCGGGACTTACCTTCCTCTGCTAAAGAAGTCCCGGCAAAAATTAAAGGCGAAAGCTGGGCGCGCTTAGGTGTCAATGTTGAAGAAGGATTTAAACCGGTTTATGTGGTTCCTAGCGACAAGAAAAAAGTGGTTAAAGAGCTGAAAGCAGCGCTCAAAGAAGCCGATGAACTGATTCTGGCTACAGACGAAGATCGAGAAGGAGAAAGCATTTCTTGGCACTTGAAAGAACTGCTGAATCCGAAAGTACCGACAAAGCGAATGGTATTTCATGAAATTACTCGAGAAGCCATTCAAGAAGCCCTACAGCATTGTCGGGAGGTCAACAATGATCTAGTAGAAGCGCAAGAAACCCGACGTATTCTTGACCGCTTATATGGTTATACCCTCTCCCCCTTACTCTGGAAAAAAGTTGCGCGTGGACTCTCTGCCGGACGCGTCCAATCTGTTGCCGTGCGCCTGATTGTTGAGAAAGAACGGGAACGTCGTGCCTTCAAAAGTGGAAGCTACTGGGATTTAAAAGCCACTTTAGAAAAAGAAAAGAGCCAGTTCGAAGCCAAACTGACGACTCTCGGCGGGAAAAAACTGGCAACGGGTAGTGACTTTGACCCAAAAACTGGAAAAATTGCGAAAGGACGGGATGTGGTTTTACTCAACGAGGCGGATGCGAATGCTCTCAGAGACCGTCTTAATGATAAGCAATGGACCGTCAAACAAGTTGAAGAACGTCCCACTACGCGGAAACCTTCTCCTCCGTTTACCACTTCTACCCTACAACAAGAAGCGAACCGGAAGCTAAAAATTTCGGCGCGGGATACCATGCGGACAGCGCAAAGTCTGTATGAAAACGGCTATATTACCTATATGCGGACAGACTCGGTACACTTATCAGAACAAGCGATTAGTGCCGCTAGGAATTGTGTCAC includes:
- a CDS encoding M42 family peptidase: MSEFSSLFNRIAELVLCHSPSGAEQEIDRTLLEKFTAIGVENWQDEAGNVIARIPGETSDSPLAITAHKDEIGTIVKRIREDGTLEVRRLGGSFPWVYGEGVMDILGDRATLSGILSFGSRHVSHESPQKSQQEDQPLFWENAWVETKCSIEELETAGVRPGTRVVIGKHRKQPFRLNENYIASYTLDNKASLTILLDLAQHIKNPPQDVYLIASAKEEIGAIGALYFTQNQRLGALIALEIIPLAAEYTFQAGVAPVLLSQDKYGLYDDGLNQEIVQAAQGAQVPLQRAIIDGFGSDGSIAMKMGHVSRAACLGFPTDNTHGYEIAHLSAIAHCTEILTYFANHAVIFVADKD